Proteins encoded together in one Triticum dicoccoides isolate Atlit2015 ecotype Zavitan chromosome 7B, WEW_v2.0, whole genome shotgun sequence window:
- the LOC119339872 gene encoding sulfofructose kinase-like: protein MMLTLLHIPPLPINPPSSPPPRRRRCPPPMAAFASAPQQSKPLVLGCGAVSVDYLATVASFPNPDDKIRSLALKVEGGGNAGNALTGAARLGLSPRIISKASNDALGKNILKELQDDGVDTSYMTIADEGNSPFTYIIVDNQTKTRTCIHTPGYPPMKPEELTKENLLAALHGVDMVYFDVRLHETALLVAEEASQRKIPILVDAEKKREGLDDLLNFASYVVCSAKFPQAWTGASSTPVALVHMLLRLPNLKFVIVTRGEKGCLMLERSMTDASETEETDVEDLLESLEQKVDLSSSMAKCVASKSNLRISADGVGSMSGRLLLGTAEAIPSEELIDTTGAGDAFIGAVLYGLCTGMPVEKMLPFAAQVAACGCRALGARTGLPHLTDPRLSL, encoded by the exons atgatgctGACGCTGCTGCACATCCCTCCACTTCCGATCAAtcctccttcctctcctcctccccgccggcGCCGCTGCCCACCTCCCATGGCCGCCTTCGCCTCCGCCCCCCAGCAATCCAAGCCCCTCGTGCTCGGCTGCGGCGCCGTCTCCGTGGACTACCTCGCCACCGTCGCCTCTTTCCCCAACCCCGACGACAAGATCCGCAGCCTCGCGCTCAAGGTCGAGGGAGGTGGCAACGCCGGCAACGCCCTCACCGGAGCCGCTCGCCTGGGCCTCAGCCCAAGGATTATATCCAAG GCGTCCAATGATGCACTGGGAAAAAACATTCTCAAGGAGCTGCAAGACGACGGAGTAGACACTTCCTATATGACG ATAGCAGATGAGGGGAATTCACCGTTCACCTATATAATCGTCGATAACCAGAC GAAAACTCGTACTTGCATACACACTCCTGGTTATCCCCCAATGAAGCCTGAGGAGCTCACAAAGGAAAACTTGTTGGCTGCTTTACATGGCGTAGACATGGTGTATTTTGATGTTAGACTGCACGAGACTGCTTTGCTTGTTGCAGAAGAG GCAAGCCAAAGAAAAATTCCTATTTTGGTCGACGCAGAGAAAAAGCGGGAGGGATTGGATGACCTTCTGAATTTTGCATCATATGTTGTATGCTCTGCAAAATTTCCTCAG GCCTGGACAGGAGCCTCATCGACACCAGTTGCTTTGGTACACATGCTTCTAAGGTTACCTAATCTCAAGTTCGTTATTGTAACCCGGGGAGAAAAAGGTTGCTTAATGCTTGAAAGAAGTATGACAG ATGCTTCTGAGACTGAGGAAACCGATGTAGAGGATCTGCTAGAATCTTTAGAGCAGAAAGTCGATTTGAGTTCTAGCATGGCAAAATGCGTTGCTTccaag TCAAATTTGAGAATAAGTGCAGATGGCGTTGGCTCGATGAGTGGCAGGTTACTTTTGGGTACAGCTGAAGCTATACCCTCTGAAGAGCTCATAGATACAACTGGTGCAGGTGATGCATTCATTGGAGCCGTTCTATATG GTTTATGCACCGGCATGCCAGTTGAGAAGATGCTACCTTTCGCAGCACAAGTG GCTGCTTGCGGCTGCAGAGCTTTGGGGGCCAGGACTGGTCTTCCTCATCTAACGGACCCGCGCCTGTCTCTCTAG